TAACCAATATAAGTCTTCTTCTGAATTAAATATATAGTCAATATTATACTCATCCCTTAAAGTTTCTAGTGTCATTAAGATTGAATAATCATCTAATTGACTCATTTTACTCCATATTTCATTTCTATCTTCTACTATATTTCCTGCCGATGTTAATAATGCAATCATCAAATTAGAATTATTTACATCGCTATCTCCAAATGAATTCATTAAAATTTGTTTAATGTCATCCCTTAATTTAGCACTAATCAAATATACATCCTCTGATTGAAAACCATACACACATAATGAATTTACTAATTCTAATCTTCTATCATAATCCGAATTTTTCCAACAATCACTCCATACCCTATATATATTATCCTCCATAATAAAATTACTTAATCTACATAAACAATCAATTACATTACTACTGTATTTAGATTTTAATTTGTTAACACAAAATTCGTAAACTTCTTGTGCAACGTCTATATCTAATTGAACTTTTTTAAAATAATTTAAAATTTCATTTATCACTTCATCATCTAAATTATTTTTTAATATTTTAAGTATTTTTTTTTGTTGTATTTTAAGTGATTTTGTTTTAGCTAATACATTAATTGTAGCTTTTAAAACTTCATTGTCATCACTCACTAATAATTTTGTTAAATTAATTTTATTTATATACTCACCGGGACAATATCTGCAAATATTTATAAGTGATACTATTATATCTTGTGATAAGCTTTTATCATCAAACGATTTATTAAGGCATTCTATAAATGTGTCTCTATGAAACAACCCCATTTCGGCATATCCGAAACTTTCCAAAAGTTCAATTAATTCATTTTCATTTTCAACTTTTTCAATTTTTTCTATTACTTGAACAGTAGTTAATTTATATTCAGTAAATTCATTTGTATCATCAGTAATATTACTTACATTAAATCTATGTAAAAGAATAGAAATATTCTCGTTATACTTTCTATTTGTAGACATATCTGCATATAACTTTCCTTTTAGAAAACCTGGCAAATCGCATTTTCCTGCAAGAATAGGTATAGTAATAACCCTTTTTCCTTCTATTTCACTATTCATAGCAATATCTAATTCTTTTTTAACCCACTCAGATTGCACTGAATTTTTTGAAATCAATGCAACTAAATAATCCATATTATCTAAACCATCTCTAATTTTTTCAATTAAAGAATCTCCCAATTTTATTTCTGACTCATCAATCCATGGCTTTATTCCATATTTAATCAACTCATTAGATATTTTTCTGGCCAAAGGTTTGTCCTTATAATTATGACTAATAAAAACATTAAGCATTATATTCCTCCTATATGCATAAGAAATTCTTTATATTATCTAATAACTAACTTTAATAAAACAATTATATTTTTCTTTTATATTTTTACATTATAATGCTATTATACCATGAAATGTTTACTAAATTATAAATTTTTACATTTTCTATTCATATAATTATAATACGGTTCAACATATCATATTCTAAACTTTTCTAACTATCAAATGTAAAAAAGAATGTATAAATTTTATCTGATGACTACCCGCTCTAATACTTTCATCTTCTTCAAAGTGAGAGTAAAGACCGGATACGCCCCTAAATAACCATTTCTAACAAAAACAAATGGTCCTATTACTAATGTACCAATTATATTAAAATAAGCTTATAAATTCTTACATAGTTATTCTAGAAAAATACTCATCTATATTAACATTCTTTATTGCATTCTTTATTTCTTCCTTTTTATGTTCGATACCCTTTAATAAATCTTCTATTTCTTTTATATCCTAAACACCAAAGAAATCTCCAAATATCTTTATATCCTTAATTATCCCTTTTTCTACTTTTAGATTTCATCGAAATAAATTGTGTTTACAATTTATTTACATTCCCCGGGATCCTTGCAAAACCTTGAGTTAAGCTTGTATTCAATAGTCTTTAGCACATTCATATGCTCAAATTGGAGTTTGTCATAGACACAATATTAAGTAATCCCATTAAGCATTCTTTAATGTTTGTTCTTTATTATCCCAGAATTCTTGTGCAAGTTTCATATATCTAACAACGCTTGCTCCACTGTCTATTGATTCTTCTCCTTGTGCTATTATTTTATCAACAAAGTCCTTACTATTAATCATATAGATCTTAGAGCAATAATCATAAATACTATCAAATAACTTCAAATAGGTTTCCAATGCTTCTCTATTACAAGTTCTCGCACGACTAAGTATAAATTTATCTTTTCCCTCTGTTTTATAATATGTGCTTAATCTATATACAAACATATCAAATCTATCATACTGACACGCTCCTTTTACCAGTTGCAAACCACCGGTCATTGGCATAAAAGAGAAGTTTTCGAGTTTATGGTACCTATCAAAACATTTATCCAATTTATCTAAATAAACATTGAATTCGTTTCTTTGATAATCACGTCGTAACAATTCCTTAAATTGTTCATATTTCTTTTTGGATTTTTTATCTTTTCCAAAGTTGAAGTCTGTATCCCCACTCATTTTAAATTTTGGATATTGATTAAATTGGGCATATTTTTCATTAATCTTAACTGGTGCATAAATTCTAATACCTTGTTTTTTCAAATTATCAAAATCAAACTTTTCCCAAAAGTCCCACTTTGAAGGAGTATAGATTTTTTTATATTCATCCCATGCCTCTGGTGATGCATCATAATCATATTCACTCTCAACAACTTTCGAAGTATCACTAGTCATTTTATTTTCCCTCCTCAAATCCCTATTTATATACTATATTTCCCAATAATTTATTAGTATTATTATAACACAAGGAAATTATACTTTTTATACCATTGGCTTGATTTTATTATTTTATAAACTTCTTTTAATTTTGGTTATCCACAGATACGCTTCACCATATCACATTCTAAACTTTTCTAACTATTAAATGCAAAAAAGAATCCATTTTAAAGTAGTTAACAACGCTAACCACTTTAAAAATAGATTCTTTTATACCTTTTTATTATATTAGAATAAGCTTAAAAATTCTTCCACAGTTATTCTAGCAAAATATTCACCTATGTTAATATCTTTTATTATACTCTCTATTTTTTCTTTGTTGTGCTTAATACCCTTTAATAAATCTTCTATTTCTTTTACATCCTTAACACCAAAGAAATCTCCGAATATCTTTATATCTTTAATTATCCCTTTTTCTACTTTTAGATTTAGCTCTATAGTTCCACCTGTAAACTTTCCTTCATTATAAAAATCATACTTAGGAGAACTTCCAAAGTTCCAAGCCCAGGTTTCATATTTACTCTTTTTAATTTTTTCAATTTCATCTATTTCATCTGGGGTTAATGGCATAACCTTTGCATCTTTTTCACTTTTTAAAATATAATCAAATATCTTATCTTTAAAGGTTAAAACATCAATTTCTGAATCTAAATGTTCGGAAATATTAGTTATCCTGCTTACAACTGACTTAACTGCTTTGTCTTGAAATTTTATCTTTTTAGGTTTTAGAGCACCACTTAAGTTTACTATATCCGATGAAAACAAAAGAGTTCCATGATGCATGACTCTATTTTTATACTTACATTGAGCTGTTCCAGAAATCTTTTTACCATCTATCAACAAATCATTTCGTCCTGCGAATTCAGCTTTAACCCCTAATGTGTCCAAAACTCCTATTATAGGTTCACAAAATCTTTCAAAATCATTAAAACTTTTCCCGTCATCTTTAACTATAAAAGTATAGTTTAAGTTTCCTAAATCATGAAATACAGCGCCACCGCCTGTTTGTCTTCTTACTACTTTAACCTTATTAGTTTCTATATAATCCATATCTATCTCTGATAATGTATTTTGATTCTTTCCGACTACAACACAAGGCTCGTCTCTCCATAAAATAAAGTATTCACCATCTTTATGTCTTAAAAAATACTCTTCAGTTGCTAAATTAAAATATGGATCAATATTTGAATTATCAATATATTTCATAATTTTTCCTCCTGTGTTTATTTCTTATTTATGCTATGAATAGCTTCTTTATTTAATCCCATCATTGCTTCGTAAAATGTTTCCCCTAATGTTGGGTGAGCATGTACTACATCTTTAAAATCATTTACTGTCATACCTTTTTCAACTGCTACCACACCTTCATGTATTAAATCTGAAGCATGTGGGCCCATTATATGGATACCTAAAATCTTTTTACTTTCCTTTTCACATATAACTTTTACAAAACCTTCACCTTCGCCTAATGCCAAAGCTTTCCCATTAGCTCCAAATAGGAATTTATTTTTTATATACTCTATACCCTTTGCCTTAATTTCTTCCTCTGTCATACCTACAGTTGCTATTTCAGGGAATGTAAATACACAATTTGGAATCACAGATTTATGACATTTTTTATTTTCCATTATATTCTCTACAACCTCTATGCCTTGATGGGATGCTGCATGAGCTAAAAGACAAATTCCATTTGCATCTCCAATTGCATATATTCCATCTATATTAGTTTTATAATTATTATCTACAATTATTTTCTTTTTATCATGTTCAATCCCTAGTTCTTCTAAGTTCATACCTGTAAAGTTTCCTCTTCTACCTTTAGCTATAAGAACCATATCAGAGTTTAACTCAAACTCACCTTTTTTACCTTCACATTTTATAGTTACATTATTATCATCCCCAGCAAACTCCAATATTTTAGTTGATGTTAATATATTTATTCCTGATCTTTTTGCCATAGCTGTATACCTTTTACTTATTTCTCTATCAATATCATATAATATAGAATCCCTAGCAACTATTACTGTTACTTCACTTCCCATAGCTTTAAAAATATTAGCAAATTCCATTCCAACAACACCGCCACCTGAAACTACTAAATGTTTTGGAATTCTATCAAATTCTAAGATATCCTCACTTGTTATTATATTTTTATTCTCTATACCTTTTATAGCTGGCATCTCAGCATCTGATCCTGTTGCTATAATTATATTTTTTCCTTCTAATGTAACTTCCCCATCTTTAGTTTCTACTAAAACAGTATTTTTATCTTTTAAAAAAGCCTTACCTCTTATAATTTCAACACCATTTCCTTTTAGTAATTTTTCAACTCCACCTACTAATTGTTTTATTATATTATTTTTTCTTTCATGAACCTTATCTACATTTAGATTATAGTTTTCAGCCTCTATCCCAAAGTCCTCTATATGTTTTAGTGTGTTCATTATTTCTGCTGTTCTATATAAAGTCTTTGTTGGTATGCATCCTCTATTAAGGCATGTTCCGCCAAAGCTATCCATTTCAACAACTGCTACATCAGCACCTAAATGTGCAGCCCTTATAGCAGCTACATATCCACCAGGGCCTCCACCTATAACTATAATATCCTTCAAAATTATTCCCCCTATAATCTAATCAATTTTAAAATTTAAGAGTTAAGAAATAAGAATTGTATTTTTACTTTTCTTAAATCTTAACTCCTATAAAGTGAGCAAATTGCACAATTAAAATATTCCTAATCCGCATACATTATATGGTGTTTAATCAAATATATTAATACAATCTTCCTTTGAATAGCTGATATTTGCTAAAATAATATAGATTTGCACCAAATGCTGGCTTAGTTTTCCTAAGACTTTATTGGGCAAAGTTTCCGTTAAAACTATTAGCATCCTACGTGACTTATCATATTGGCTTAGTTCAAAACCATATACCCCAAAGTATTATGAACTTTTACAGTCCTATACTAATTATTTGCTTTTATCTAATTTTCTAAGCCTCACTACAACTAAAAATGTCATCTAAAGCCAAGAAAGAACTCCATTTATTTTTGCCATTTTAAGATAGGTTTTCTAGCTGCTTTTACTTGGTCTAATCTTCTTACTGGTGCATTTACTGGTGCCTCATGTAAAATTTCTGGATTTTCTTCAGCTTCTACAGCTATTTTTTTCATAGCATCTATAAATTCATCAACAGTCTCTTTACTTTCACTTTCAGTAGGCTCTATCATAAGGGCCTCTTCAATTATTAATGGAAAATAAACTGTAGGTGGATGTACACCATAATCTATTAATCTCTTTGCAATATCTAATGTAGCTATATGATGTGGATTTTCCTTAAGGGTACTTAAAATCACCTCATGTTTACAAATATCATCTTTTCCAATATTATAATAATCTCTTAAAGATTCTTTTATATAATTTGCATTTAAAACAGCATTTTCGGAAGCTGCTTTTAATCCTTCCCTGCCCATTGTTAAGATATAAGTGTATGCTTTAACCATAACACCAAAATTTCCATATAAACTTCTAATTTTCCCAAGTGAATCTTCTCTATTATAATCTAATATAAATTTATCATTTTCCTTTTCAACTGTTGGTATTGGAAGAAATTTAGCTAAATGCTTTTTAACTCCCACAGGCCCTGATCCCGGTCCGCCACCACCATGTGGAGTTGAGAATGTTTTATGCATATTTAAATGACATACATCGAATCCCATATCCCCTGGCCTTGCAATTCCCATTACTGCATTTAGGTTAGCTCCATCATAATATAACAATCCACCGGCTTCATGAACTAACTCACTTATAAGTTTTATATCTTTTTCAAATAATCCTAAGGTACTTGGATTTGTAAGCATTAGCCCTGCTATTTCATCATTTAAAACTTTTTTAAGTTCTTCAATAGAAACTCTACCATCTTCACCAGATTTTATTTCTACAATGTCAAATCCAGCTACTGATGCACTAGCAGGATTTGTACCATGTGCTGAATCAGGAACTATAATTTTTGTTCTTTTTGTATCTCCTCTTTTTTCATGGTAAGCTTTTATAATCAAAAGTCCAGTATACTCACCATGTGCACCTGCTGCTGGTTGAAGAGTAAAATCATCCAGTCCTGTAATTTCACATAATTTACCCTTTAAATCATACATTAATTCTAATGCACCCTGTGAAATATTTTCATCTTGAAGTGGATGTATTTTTGAAAATCCCCTCAATGCAGCTATATCTTCATTTATTTTAGGATTATATTTCATAGTGCATGATCCTAATGGATAAAATCCGTTATCAACAGTATAATTTTTATTTGAAAGAGCTGTATAGTGTCTTACAACATCAACTTCACTTACTTCTGGAAGATCTATTTCATCTTCTCTTAATAAGTTTTTAGGTAGTAATTTTGAAAGTTCTACTTCTGGTACATCTAAATCAGGAAGTCTATAGCCTTTTCTACCTTCTGATGACAGCTCAAATATAACTTTATTATAATCTTTCATTATATCGCCTCCATCACTTTAACTAAATTATCTATATCTTCCCTTGTTCTTTTTTCTGTAACACAAAATAACATAGAATTTTCATATTCTGAGTAAACTTTTCCTAAATCATATCCACCTAAAATATTATTTTCTAATAATTTATCATTAATTTCACAAGGTGAAGTTTCGCTCTTTACTACAAATTCTTTAAAGAATGGCTTATTAAATACAGGCTTATATTTTCCAGATTTAATTAACTCATTATATGCATAATGTGATTTAGCTACACATTGTTCTGCTACTTCCTTTATCCCTTCTTTTCCCAAAGTAGCCATATAAACAGCTGCACCTATCGCTACTGCTGTTTGGTCTGAACAAATATTAGAAGTTGCTTTTTCTCTTCTTATATGTTGTTCTCTAGCTTGAAGTGTTAAAACGAAACCTCTTTTTCCTTCCACATCTTCAGTTTCACCAACTATCCTACCTGGCATTTTTCTCATAAGTTTTTTCGTAGTATTCATAAATCCAAAACCTGGGCCACCATAACTCATGTTTGCACCTAGGCATTGTCCATCACCAACAACAATATCTGCACCTAATTCACCTGGACTTTTTAATATACCTAGTGATATTGGGTCTACATTCATTATTAATAGTGATTTATTTTTATGAATAGCATCTACCATATTTTCTACATCTTCAACTAAGCCAAAGAAGTTTGGACTTTGAATTATAACTGCTGCTGCATTTTTATCTAAGCTATTACTAACTTTATCTACATCTGTAGTACCATCTTCTAAATCAATTTCTATCATGTTATATCCTCTATACTTTAAATAAGTATTAAGAACTTTTCTTGTATCAGGATTTACTGATTTAGAAACTATAATAGTATTTCTTTTAGTACTAATAATAGAAAGTATAGCTGCCTCAGCTGTTGCTGTTGCTCCATCATACATAGAAGAGTTTGAAACTTCCATGCCTGTTAAAGCACAAATCATACTTTGATATTCAAATATAGCTTGAAGTGTTCCTTGACTTACCTCTGGTTGGTATGGTGTATATGCTGTATAAAATTCTGATCTTCCTGTCAAATGCTTAATTACAGAAGGTATATAATGATCATAAATTCCAGCCCCTAAGAAACATGTCATATCTTCCATAGATTTATTTTTTGAAGCTAAAGATTTTAATCTTTTTTCAACTTCTAGTTCTGATAAAGAACTTTCTATATTTAACTCCCTATTCAACTTTAAATTATCTGGTATATCGCTAAATAATTCATCTACAGATTTTATTGAAAGAAAATCTAAAATTTCTTTTGTTTCTTTTTCTGTGTTTGGAATATATGGAAACATAATTACGCCTCCTCCTCTAACTTTGCGCATATTGTTTCATAATCTTCTGGTTTTATTAACTCTTCCAATTCACTTTTATCCTTTAATTCTATTGCAATAATCCAATTTTTATATGGCTCTTCATTTAATGCTGCTGGATTATCCTCTAACTCTTCATTAATTTCTATAACTGTTCCACCAGCTGGCATATAGCTGTCTGATGCTGCTTTAACAGATTCTATAGTTGCAAAAGTTCCACCCTTTTCTATTTCATCATCAACTTCTGGTAGTTCAACAAAAACTATATCCCCAAGCATACGTTGTGCACAATCAGTTATTCCTATATATGCTTTATTATCTTCTACCTTTATCCATTCATGATCCTTAGTATAAAGTAAATTGTTTAAAACTTTCATTTTATTACCCCCCAATTTTTAAATTATTATACTTTTATTATAAATTTCATTTAACCTCACGGTTAAACATTAATGTGAATTTATATATTAAAAAATAATATACAAACTGACTCTTAATTTATCATTCTATATATTATTTAGTCTTTGTTTTTTTAGTATAGAATCTCTTATCTATAACAACAGCTTTTAATTCTTTTTTTCTAACTTTTATATTAAACTTTGTTCCTATTTTAGAATATTGTTCTTCTACTAAAGCTAATCCAATTGCTTTGTTTAATGTAGGAGATTTATATCCTGTTGTAACATGTCCGATAATTTTTTCATCTTTAACAACCTCATACCCGTGCCTTGGAATTCCCTTATCTAAAAGTTCAAATCCTACCAATTTTCTAGTTACGCCTTCTTCTTTTTGCTTTATTAAAGCATCTTTTCCTATAAAATCTTCTTCAACTTTTAATTTCACAAAGTATCCCATACCTACTTCTAATGGTGTAATTGTTTCATCCATTTCATTTCCATATAAAAGAAGACTAGCTTCAAATCTTAAAGTATCTCTGGCACCTAATCCTATTGGCTCTGCACCTTCTTCTTTTCCTACATTTAATATAGCATTCCATAATCCTTTTGCATCCTCTGGTTTACAATAAATTTCAAACCCGTCTTCTCCAGTATAACCAGTTCTTGATACTAAACATTTCTTCCCATCAACTAAAACATCTCTTTTAAACTTAAAGAATTTTATTTCTTGTAAATCTATACCTACTATTTTTTG
Above is a window of Clostridium sporogenes DNA encoding:
- a CDS encoding toll/interleukin-1 receptor domain-containing protein, which produces MLNVFISHNYKDKPLARKISNELIKYGIKPWIDESEIKLGDSLIEKIRDGLDNMDYLVALISKNSVQSEWVKKELDIAMNSEIEGKRVITIPILAGKCDLPGFLKGKLYADMSTNRKYNENISILLHRFNVSNITDDTNEFTEYKLTTVQVIEKIEKVENENELIELLESFGYAEMGLFHRDTFIECLNKSFDDKSLSQDIIVSLINICRYCPGEYINKINLTKLLVSDDNEVLKATINVLAKTKSLKIQQKKILKILKNNLDDEVINEILNYFKKVQLDIDVAQEVYEFCVNKLKSKYSSNVIDCLCRLSNFIMEDNIYRVWSDCWKNSDYDRRLELVNSLCVYGFQSEDVYLISAKLRDDIKQILMNSFGDSDVNNSNLMIALLTSAGNIVEDRNEIWSKMSQLDDYSILMTLETLRDEYNIDYIFNSEEDLYWLQKFVDFSNLKIKSTALEVIAQIHSKKAIDIIKESSEFIPQYYNANEVLFTLLKETNIADYKELYNLVKIKVVDGYYSRIDNTILAISNYFIGEPDANIEPIIESINFKIEDEKKNTRDDRLKMKVIVEKLIELEECFNKTQNKIIQDFIESYKKIYGINRKF
- a CDS encoding lipoate--protein ligase translates to MKYIDNSNIDPYFNLATEEYFLRHKDGEYFILWRDEPCVVVGKNQNTLSEIDMDYIETNKVKVVRRQTGGGAVFHDLGNLNYTFIVKDDGKSFNDFERFCEPIIGVLDTLGVKAEFAGRNDLLIDGKKISGTAQCKYKNRVMHHGTLLFSSDIVNLSGALKPKKIKFQDKAVKSVVSRITNISEHLDSEIDVLTFKDKIFDYILKSEKDAKVMPLTPDEIDEIEKIKKSKYETWAWNFGSSPKYDFYNEGKFTGGTIELNLKVEKGIIKDIKIFGDFFGVKDVKEIEDLLKGIKHNKEKIESIIKDINIGEYFARITVEEFLSLF
- the lpdA gene encoding dihydrolipoyl dehydrogenase, yielding MKDIIVIGGGPGGYVAAIRAAHLGADVAVVEMDSFGGTCLNRGCIPTKTLYRTAEIMNTLKHIEDFGIEAENYNLNVDKVHERKNNIIKQLVGGVEKLLKGNGVEIIRGKAFLKDKNTVLVETKDGEVTLEGKNIIIATGSDAEMPAIKGIENKNIITSEDILEFDRIPKHLVVSGGGVVGMEFANIFKAMGSEVTVIVARDSILYDIDREISKRYTAMAKRSGINILTSTKILEFAGDDNNVTIKCEGKKGEFELNSDMVLIAKGRRGNFTGMNLEELGIEHDKKKIIVDNNYKTNIDGIYAIGDANGICLLAHAASHQGIEVVENIMENKKCHKSVIPNCVFTFPEIATVGMTEEEIKAKGIEYIKNKFLFGANGKALALGEGEGFVKVICEKESKKILGIHIMGPHASDLIHEGVVAVEKGMTVNDFKDVVHAHPTLGETFYEAMMGLNKEAIHSINKK
- the gcvPB gene encoding aminomethyl-transferring glycine dehydrogenase subunit GcvPB, giving the protein MKDYNKVIFELSSEGRKGYRLPDLDVPEVELSKLLPKNLLREDEIDLPEVSEVDVVRHYTALSNKNYTVDNGFYPLGSCTMKYNPKINEDIAALRGFSKIHPLQDENISQGALELMYDLKGKLCEITGLDDFTLQPAAGAHGEYTGLLIIKAYHEKRGDTKRTKIIVPDSAHGTNPASASVAGFDIVEIKSGEDGRVSIEELKKVLNDEIAGLMLTNPSTLGLFEKDIKLISELVHEAGGLLYYDGANLNAVMGIARPGDMGFDVCHLNMHKTFSTPHGGGGPGSGPVGVKKHLAKFLPIPTVEKENDKFILDYNREDSLGKIRSLYGNFGVMVKAYTYILTMGREGLKAASENAVLNANYIKESLRDYYNIGKDDICKHEVILSTLKENPHHIATLDIAKRLIDYGVHPPTVYFPLIIEEALMIEPTESESKETVDEFIDAMKKIAVEAEENPEILHEAPVNAPVRRLDQVKAARKPILKWQK
- the gcvPA gene encoding aminomethyl-transferring glycine dehydrogenase subunit GcvPA — protein: MFPYIPNTEKETKEILDFLSIKSVDELFSDIPDNLKLNRELNIESSLSELEVEKRLKSLASKNKSMEDMTCFLGAGIYDHYIPSVIKHLTGRSEFYTAYTPYQPEVSQGTLQAIFEYQSMICALTGMEVSNSSMYDGATATAEAAILSIISTKRNTIIVSKSVNPDTRKVLNTYLKYRGYNMIEIDLEDGTTDVDKVSNSLDKNAAAVIIQSPNFFGLVEDVENMVDAIHKNKSLLIMNVDPISLGILKSPGELGADIVVGDGQCLGANMSYGGPGFGFMNTTKKLMRKMPGRIVGETEDVEGKRGFVLTLQAREQHIRREKATSNICSDQTAVAIGAAVYMATLGKEGIKEVAEQCVAKSHYAYNELIKSGKYKPVFNKPFFKEFVVKSETSPCEINDKLLENNILGGYDLGKVYSEYENSMLFCVTEKRTREDIDNLVKVMEAI
- the gcvH gene encoding glycine cleavage system protein GcvH — translated: MKVLNNLLYTKDHEWIKVEDNKAYIGITDCAQRMLGDIVFVELPEVDDEIEKGGTFATIESVKAASDSYMPAGGTVIEINEELEDNPAALNEEPYKNWIIAIELKDKSELEELIKPEDYETICAKLEEEA
- the gcvT gene encoding glycine cleavage system aminomethyltransferase GcvT is translated as MEGLKVTPLRSVYEEYGGKIVDFAGYELPTQFKGFLHEHHTVREKAGLFDVSHMGEAIIKGKEAQKFVQYLLTNDINTLNNNEVLYTFMCNEDGGVIDDLLVYKFADDEFFLVINASNKDKDVKWIMDHKGDFDVEIVDESDGIAQLALQGSLAEEILQKIVGIDLQEIKFFKFKRDVLVDGKKCLVSRTGYTGEDGFEIYCKPEDAKGLWNAILNVGKEEGAEPIGLGARDTLRFEASLLLYGNEMDETITPLEVGMGYFVKLKVEEDFIGKDALIKQKEEGVTRKLVGFELLDKGIPRHGYEVVKDEKIIGHVTTGYKSPTLNKAIGLALVEEQYSKIGTKFNIKVRKKELKAVVIDKRFYTKKTKTK